One segment of Primulina tabacum isolate GXHZ01 chromosome 14, ASM2559414v2, whole genome shotgun sequence DNA contains the following:
- the LOC142525623 gene encoding ATP-dependent DNA helicase pfh1-like, translating into MLQILLKEASQSRGLLECDRSNFECLNEATTFQMPYALRRLFATILTYCQPANVGNLWDSFYKHLSEDFTRHATNDDLDVLFETLHSVDFFLQSMGKKIEFYDLPKKPLQKYSTRKDVSREIMDEMSIPVSADDDDARFKLNKEQHNAYDKIIECLDSVRSGLFFVNGPGGTGKTFLYRALLATVRKRNLIALATATSGVAASILPGGRTAHSRFKIPIDVHEKSFCSISKQSGLAELLRETRLIIRDEAPMAKRFAIEAVDRTLQDLVGISQPFGGKLVVLGGDFMQVLPVIPKPQFRRPSMEA; encoded by the exons ATGCTGCAAATCCTGTTGAAG GAAGCTTCACAGTCCAGAGGATTACTTGAATGTGATCGAAGTAATTTTGAATGTCTGAATGAGGCAACGACCTTCCAAATGCCTTATGCATTGAGAAGATTATTTGCAACCATCTTGACTTATTGTCAACCCGCCAATGTTGGAAATTTGTGGGACTCATTTTACAAACATTTGTCTGAAGATTTCACAAGGCATGCAACGAATGATGATTTGGATGTTTTGTTTGAGACACTACATTCTGTTGATTTTTTCTTACAGAGTATGggaaaaaaaatagaattttaTGATTTGCCAAAAAAACCTCTTCAAAAATATAGCACACGGAAAGATGTCTCCAGAGAGATTATGGATGAAATGTCAATTCCAGTATCggctgatgatgatgatgcCCGGTTCAAGTTAAATAAAGAACAACATAATGCATATGATAAGATTATTGAATGCTTGGATTCTGTGAGAAGTGGATTGTTTTTCGTTAATGGACCAGGTGGTACAGGTAAAACGTTCTTATATCGAGCTTTGCTTGCGACTGTCAGGAAAAGAAACTTGATTGCTTTAGCAACTGCAACTTCGGGAGTGGCAGCTTCTATATTGCCTGGTGGTAGGACAGCACACTCTCGCTTTAAGATTCCGATTGATGTACATGAAAAAAGCTTCTGCAGTATTTCAAAGCAGAGTGGGTTGGCTGAATTGTTAAGAGAAACTCGGCTTATTATACGGGACGAGGCACCTATGGCAAAACGATTTGCAATTGAAGCAGTTGATCGAACATTGCAAGATCTTGTGGGCATATCACAACCATTTGGAGGAAAATTGGTTGTTTTGGGTGGTGACTTTATGCAAGTATTGCCTGTGATTCCAAAGCCACAGTTCAGGAGACCATCAATGGAAGCTTAG